The genomic DNA GCCCGGACAACTGCTTAACCAATTCATACTGCACCAGGTTGGTATCCTGAAACTCATCCACCATGATATGAACGTAACGTTCCTGATAGCGTTTCAGTACCGACGGCTGCCGCTGAAACAGAAAAACTGTTTTCAGGAGCAAATCATCAAAGTCCACGGCATTGTTCGCTCGGAGCATTTTTTCGTAGTGCTCATACATCCGGACGACAATTTCATCAAAATAGCTGTGGGATTTATCCCGAAATCTTTCTGGAGTCTGTAACTGGCTCTTGGCATGAGAAATAGCCGATGCAATCTTTTTCAGCGGAAATTTCTTAGGGTCAACACCAATCTCTTCAGCGGCCCGTTTTAGCAGTTTTTCCTGATCGTCGGCATCAAAAATGACAAAATCACGGTTAATACCGATGGCTTCACCCTCGCGGCGCAGGATTCCGGCGCAGATAGAGTGAAAGGTGCCCATAGTGATGTCTTTAATGGAACCAGGCGCCAGCTTTTCCAGGCGTTCCTTCATCTCCCTGGCTGCCTTATTGGTAAAGGTTACCGCTAAAATATGATAAGGCCTGATACCAACCACATTAATCAAATAGGCGATGCGGTAAGTAATGACCCGGGTCTTACCGGACCCGGGGCCGGCGACAATAAGAACTGGCCCGTCAATTGATTCAACCGCTTTACGCTGGTCAGGGTTTAAGGCGTTAAGTAATTCTGTATTCAAAGCCGCCCATTATAGCATTATTGACGGTCTTGATTCAGGTGAGGTTGATGAATATTTCAATTATGTTCAGAAATTAAAAGCGGGAGGGTTGTGTACCCTCCCGCTCATTATGATGGGGTTTGAAGGGACCTACCAGCTCTTAACGCCGAACCCCAACAATGAATCTTCCTTCCAATTGCTCAGATTACGACTCCACCAGGCCAGGTGCTCTTCATCGCTCCGCTGATCGCTATACCCCATTACTTTGTCCATTTCAGCAAAGAAGCCGTTGAAAAGCGTAGTCGTTGCAGCGGTAGCCCTGATGACTGGATGAATAATCGCGTCTTCAGGATGATTAAACGGGCAAATGGTATGACAATTAACGCAATCGAAAGGTCCGCCAAAATCATTACAGGCTGTCCAATTCATCGGCCAGCATTGGTGACCGGGATTATTGGCCGAGTCCACCGTATCCCAAGTCTGTTCTGTATCCAAAGACAAGGCTTTGGACGGACAGTTTTCAGCGCATCGTTTACATGACTTACAGAAATTTACTACTCCAGCATCAATTGGACGAGTAGCTGCCAATGGCATGTCAGTAACGGCGAAATCGCAATAACGAATCATATTACCGTAATCCGGCGAGCACGCATGACTAGCGCGCCCCTGTTCAACAATTCCCGCAAAAACCCCAAAAGGCACATTAGCCGTTGCTGCCGGTTTAAGGGCTTGATACCCCAGCCCTTTGATAAATTTGGTGAGCTGATTTCTGACCTGTGGAGCATGCGAATATGCCTGATTCTCCGCTGCCTTACCCTGACGGAAAACCGTATTGTACCAAGGGTCCTTTGGATTATTACGTAGTGCCAAAGTAGACATATAGTAATTCTGCTTAACCAGCCACACCAGAATATATTTGCACTTATTCGGTACGTGATACACACCCTGCTCGTCAATAAACCCCGTATCAATATCTTCCCAAACGACGTTACCATCAAACAACCGCTTCATATGCTCGTTAATAACGATGGCGCCGACTCTGGGCGCACCGTAAAAATGAGCTGCCGCGCGGCACGTCTGGAGATTTTCCTCCGGAGAGCCTTGCCATGGCCCGGTGGCTCCGCGGGATTCCGGCGAGGAAGCGCTATTTGAGTCCCAAGGTATAGCGGGTGCATTCCCCCCGGTTGCCCCGTCAAGTGACAAGTCCCGAAGGGTGGTACCAGGCCAGTTATTTAAAATGCCCTGCTTATGGCGTTCGGCTCGGGCTTCTCGCAATTTAGGGCTCATCGGACCAGTAGCAAACATATCAGGCCCCGGATGTGCTTTCCGATCATAGGACCGCCAAACATTCCAATCTACAGGCGAGGTGATATCCTCATATTCATTTTCGTTAATCCACCATCTCTTATAGGGATGGGTTGCCTCGGACGAAGTCAATTCATCAATGTCGTTGAATTTTGGACTGACCAGAGACGCTGCGCCCAGACCGGCTCCGGCCAATCCCAGTCCTTTCATGAACTCACGGCGGCTGACGGTTGAATGGTAAATAGACATACAATTTTCTCCCTTTCATTTTTTAGTTCAGATTCGTTCGCAAGTTGATTTTCATTATAGTTACACTCGTCCAGCACCTCCTAGCCTACCGTTTTATCACCAAGATATATCTTTTTATAACCAGTCGTAAAATTATACCCTGTTTTCTCTTCTTGTCAATACATTTTTGCCCCAATTTGCCTGAAAGGTACCCGTTCCTTCATAATTCACTCACTTTGGAAAATGCAATCATTGTGATTATCATTGCCTTTGTCATCTTTATGGTGTTATGGGTCATCGCCGGTGTGTACCGGCATCTGCAATAGCCAGGTAAACTAATCGGAAATATATTTTGAAGATACTGCTGGTTAATCCCGCTAATAAAGACAAGGCCATTTTTGGCCATCACTCGGTCTTCCCCAACAGCCTGTTGTATATCGCCGTGGTGCTGGAACAGGCAGGGCACGAAGTGCTGATTTATGATAATCAGGTGGACCGGCGCGACCCGGAAGATTTTCAGGAGTTTAACCCTGATATCGTCGGCTTTTCGGTTTTAACCGGTCCTATAATACGGGAGGCACTGGACCAGTCAGCCGCCTTCAAACGGCTTAATCCGAAGGTTAAAATCGTCTGGGGCAGCGCCCACCCCAGTGTCCTGCCGGAACAGACCATTGCCGAAGAGGTCATTGATTTTGTGGTCGTCGGTGCCGGTGAATATACTCTGCGGGAATTGGTGGCAGAGCTTGAGTCACCGGAACCACATCTGGAAAATATCAGCGGACTAGTCTGGAAACGCGGCCGAGAAACAGTAATAAACCGCCCGCGGCCATTCATTGACAACCTGGACGAACTGCCCGACCCTGCCTGGCACCTGATTGAGGTACCGAAATACTGGGACAAAGCACTCAATACCAGCCGGGGCTGTCCCGGAAAGTGCACCTTTTGCTACAGCCCGTTATTCCACAAAGACTATATCGGTGAACTTTCGGCTGAACGTATCTTCGCCCAGATGGAAATCCTGTACCAGCGATACGACATCCGGTTCATCCGCTTTTTTGAAGACACTTTTACCGGCAACCGGGACCGATTACGGAAATTCTGCCGCCTGATGATTGAGCGGAAGTTGCCGGTATATTGGGACTGTGATTCCCGCATCGGTTTGACAGATGACGACATCTCGCTGATGTCCCGCGCCGGGTGCGTTTCAGTCGGTCTGGGGGTGGAAACCGGATCAACCAGAATGCTTAAGTTCATCAAAAAGGGTATCGGTGTTGAAACCGTAGTAAAGACAGTCGCCCGACTGGTAAAACACCGCATCATGCCCCGGCTTTACTTCATTGCCGAATTACCAACCGAAACGGTGGACGATTTCCGACAAACCCAGGCGCTCATTCGCCGACTGGGGCGGCCGCCATACCAGTACATGCCCTATATGCCATTCCCCTGTACCGAGTTATACAACTATTGTGTCAAAGAACGATTGCTTAAACCACCCCAAAATCTAAAGCAGTGGGCGGACATGACCAATTTATCGGCAATGAACTCTCACTATCTGGAAATCCCCCGGGATATGATTGACGGCGCCTTCGCTGACCTTTATAACGGTTACTTCTTGCGGCCGTTATGGTTCAGCCTTAAACGTATGCCGCTCTATTTTACACGGCTGAAACCAACGCCGCCGGAGCTGTGGCGGGGCTTCAGGCGTTTCCTGAAATACTGGCGTTCAAGTCCTTGAACGCTCAATTACACATTCTAAACATCATTTAACAAACAAACGGCTCCGTATCCAATCGCGGTTGACCGATAACACCAGAAACGCTACGCTTTTACAAACACGCCAATGCGAGAGGTAGCCTGGCTTTATGACCAAAATAGTTAAACGGGAACTTGTCGGTGAAAGCCACGGTATCAGAGCGGAAATTGTCACCCATAACGTCTGGCCTCTGGAAGCCAATACTCTGGTATTGCAGCTACCGGAACCGCGGCCGGCCCTGACCGCCTATCAGGGCTATCGGCGAGTATCGGCCATATGCAATTTTTATCACCCGC from Dehalogenimonas sp. W includes the following:
- a CDS encoding B12-binding domain-containing radical SAM protein, whose protein sequence is MKILLVNPANKDKAIFGHHSVFPNSLLYIAVVLEQAGHEVLIYDNQVDRRDPEDFQEFNPDIVGFSVLTGPIIREALDQSAAFKRLNPKVKIVWGSAHPSVLPEQTIAEEVIDFVVVGAGEYTLRELVAELESPEPHLENISGLVWKRGRETVINRPRPFIDNLDELPDPAWHLIEVPKYWDKALNTSRGCPGKCTFCYSPLFHKDYIGELSAERIFAQMEILYQRYDIRFIRFFEDTFTGNRDRLRKFCRLMIERKLPVYWDCDSRIGLTDDDISLMSRAGCVSVGLGVETGSTRMLKFIKKGIGVETVVKTVARLVKHRIMPRLYFIAELPTETVDDFRQTQALIRRLGRPPYQYMPYMPFPCTELYNYCVKERLLKPPQNLKQWADMTNLSAMNSHYLEIPRDMIDGAFADLYNGYFLRPLWFSLKRMPLYFTRLKPTPPELWRGFRRFLKYWRSSP
- a CDS encoding reductive dehalogenase translates to MSIYHSTVSRREFMKGLGLAGAGLGAASLVSPKFNDIDELTSSEATHPYKRWWINENEYEDITSPVDWNVWRSYDRKAHPGPDMFATGPMSPKLREARAERHKQGILNNWPGTTLRDLSLDGATGGNAPAIPWDSNSASSPESRGATGPWQGSPEENLQTCRAAAHFYGAPRVGAIVINEHMKRLFDGNVVWEDIDTGFIDEQGVYHVPNKCKYILVWLVKQNYYMSTLALRNNPKDPWYNTVFRQGKAAENQAYSHAPQVRNQLTKFIKGLGYQALKPAATANVPFGVFAGIVEQGRASHACSPDYGNMIRYCDFAVTDMPLAATRPIDAGVVNFCKSCKRCAENCPSKALSLDTEQTWDTVDSANNPGHQCWPMNWTACNDFGGPFDCVNCHTICPFNHPEDAIIHPVIRATAATTTLFNGFFAEMDKVMGYSDQRSDEEHLAWWSRNLSNWKEDSLLGFGVKSW